A genomic stretch from Carassius auratus strain Wakin chromosome 35, ASM336829v1, whole genome shotgun sequence includes:
- the LOC113054765 gene encoding mothers against decapentaplegic homolog 4-like isoform X2, protein MSITNPPTSNDACLSIVHSLMCHRQGGESETFAKRAIESLVKKLKEKKDELDSLITAITTNGAHPSKCVTIQRTLDGRLQVAGRKGFPHVIYARLWRWPDLHKNELKHVKYCQFAFDLKCDSVCVNPYHYERVVSPGIDLSGLTLSGSGPSGLMVKDEYDYEGQQSLSSSEGHMQTIQHPPSRPVAPEAFSTPSMLPPAEGSSSASTSAFSSIAVGPTTQPNSVLSGSHSSDGLLQIASGTGQGSQQNGFPPGQSSTYHHNAGSSWTRNSNFPPTVPPHQNGHLQHHPPMAHPAHFWPVHNEIAFQPPISNHPEYWCSIAYFEMDVQVGETFKVPSSCPIVTVDGYVDPSGGDRFCLGQLSNVHRTEAIERARLHIGKGVQLECKGEGDVWVRCLSDHAVFVQSYYLDREAGRAPGDAVHKIYPSAYIKVFDLRQCHRQMQQQAATAQAAAAAQAAAVAGNIPGPGSVGGIAPAISLSAAAGIGVDDLRRLCILRMSFVKGWGPDYPRQSIKETPCWIEIHLHRALQLLDEVLHTMPIADPTPLD, encoded by the exons ATGTCCATCACAAACCCCCCCACCAGTAACGACGCCTGTCTGAGCATCGTGCACAGTCTGATGTGTCACAGACAGGGCGGCGAGAGCGAGACCTTCGCCAAACGGGCCATTGAGAGTCTGGTGAAGAAACTGAAGGAGAAGAAAGACGAGCTGGATTCGCTCATCACCGCCATCACCACCAACGGTGCTCATCCCAGCAAATGTGTGACCATACAGAGAACACTAGACGGCCGTCTGCAG GTGGCTGGTCGTAAAGGATTCCCACATGTCATCTATGCACGGTTGTGGCGATGGCCGGACCTTCATAAGAACGAGTTGAAACACGTCAAGTACTGCCAGTTTGCCTTTGACCTGAAGTGTGACAGCGTGTGTGTGAACCCTTACCATTACGAGAGAGTCGTGTCTCCAGGAATAG ACTTGTCTGGACTCACACTGTCAGGCTCTG GTCCGTCGGGTCTGATGGTGAAGGACGAGTATGATTATGAAGGCCAGCAGTCTCTGTCCAGCTCTGAGGGACACATGCAGACGATTCAACACCCTCCCTCTCGCCCGGTGGCCCCGGAGGCCTTCAGCACGCCCTCCATGCTCccgccagcagagggcagcagctCGGCCTCCACCTCCGCCTTCTCCAGCATCGCAGTGGGACCCACAA CTCAGCCCAATAGTGTTCTCTCAGGAAGCCACAGCAGCGATGGTCTGCTGCAGATTGCCTCTGGGACGGGGCAGGGCTCACAGCAGAATGGTTTCCCCCCCGGCCAGTCCTCCACGTACCACCACA ACGCCGGCTCCAGCTGGACGAGGAACAGTAACTTCCCCCCCACCGTGCCTCCCCATCAGAACGGTCACCTCCAGCATCATCCGCCCATGGCCCATCCAGCACACTTCT GGCCCGTTCACAATGAAATCGCGTTCCAGCCACCGATATCCAACCACCCTG AGTACTGGTGCTCCATCGCTTACTTCGAGATGGACGTTCAGGTGGGCGAGACCTTTAAAGTTCCCTCGTCCTGTCCCATCGTGACCGTGGACGGGTACGTGGACCCCTCCGGAGGAGACCGCTTCTGTCTCGGTCAGCTCAGCAACGTCCACCGAACGGAGGCGATCGAGAGAGCGAG ACTGCACATCGGGAAGGGCGTCCAGCTGGAGTGTAAAGGTGAGGGGGACGTCTGGGTTCGCTGTCTGAGCGATCACGCCGTCTTCGTCCAGAGCTACTACTTGGATCGTGAAGCCGGTCGAGCTCCAGGAGACGCTGTGCACAAGATCTACCCCAGCGCTTACATCAAG GTGTTTGATCTGCGTCAGTGTCACAGACAGATGCAGCAGCAGGCAGCGACCGCACAAGCAGCAGCAGCCGCTCAAGCAGCAGCGGTGGCCGGGAACATCCCCGGCCCTGGATCTGTGGGAGGAATCGCTCCTGCTATCA GTTTGTCTGCGGCCGCTGGAATCGGTGTGGATGACCTCCGCCGGCTCTGCATCCTGCGCATGAGCTTCGTCAAGGGCTGGGGTCCGGATTACCCCCGACAGAGCATCAAAGAGACGCCCTGCTGGATCGAGATCCACCTGCACCGTGCGCTGCAGCTGCTGGACGAGGTCCTGCACACCATGCCCATCGCTGACCCCACGCCGCTGGACTGA
- the LOC113054765 gene encoding mothers against decapentaplegic homolog 4-like isoform X3: MSITNPPTSNDACLSIVHSLMCHRQGGESETFAKRAIESLVKKLKEKKDELDSLITAITTNGAHPSKCVTIQRTLDGRLQVAGRKGFPHVIYARLWRWPDLHKNELKHVKYCQFAFDLKCDSVCVNPYHYERVVSPGIDLSGLTLSGSGPSGLMVKDEYDYEGQQSLSSSEGHMQTIQHPPSRPVAPEAFSTPSMLPPAEGSSSASTSAFSSIAVGPTNAGSSWTRNSNFPPTVPPHQNGHLQHHPPMAHPAHFWPVHNEIAFQPPISNHPAPEYWCSIAYFEMDVQVGETFKVPSSCPIVTVDGYVDPSGGDRFCLGQLSNVHRTEAIERARLHIGKGVQLECKGEGDVWVRCLSDHAVFVQSYYLDREAGRAPGDAVHKIYPSAYIKVFDLRQCHRQMQQQAATAQAAAAAQAAAVAGNIPGPGSVGGIAPAISLSAAAGIGVDDLRRLCILRMSFVKGWGPDYPRQSIKETPCWIEIHLHRALQLLDEVLHTMPIADPTPLD; encoded by the exons ATGTCCATCACAAACCCCCCCACCAGTAACGACGCCTGTCTGAGCATCGTGCACAGTCTGATGTGTCACAGACAGGGCGGCGAGAGCGAGACCTTCGCCAAACGGGCCATTGAGAGTCTGGTGAAGAAACTGAAGGAGAAGAAAGACGAGCTGGATTCGCTCATCACCGCCATCACCACCAACGGTGCTCATCCCAGCAAATGTGTGACCATACAGAGAACACTAGACGGCCGTCTGCAG GTGGCTGGTCGTAAAGGATTCCCACATGTCATCTATGCACGGTTGTGGCGATGGCCGGACCTTCATAAGAACGAGTTGAAACACGTCAAGTACTGCCAGTTTGCCTTTGACCTGAAGTGTGACAGCGTGTGTGTGAACCCTTACCATTACGAGAGAGTCGTGTCTCCAGGAATAG ACTTGTCTGGACTCACACTGTCAGGCTCTG GTCCGTCGGGTCTGATGGTGAAGGACGAGTATGATTATGAAGGCCAGCAGTCTCTGTCCAGCTCTGAGGGACACATGCAGACGATTCAACACCCTCCCTCTCGCCCGGTGGCCCCGGAGGCCTTCAGCACGCCCTCCATGCTCccgccagcagagggcagcagctCGGCCTCCACCTCCGCCTTCTCCAGCATCGCAGTGGGACCCACAA ACGCCGGCTCCAGCTGGACGAGGAACAGTAACTTCCCCCCCACCGTGCCTCCCCATCAGAACGGTCACCTCCAGCATCATCCGCCCATGGCCCATCCAGCACACTTCT GGCCCGTTCACAATGAAATCGCGTTCCAGCCACCGATATCCAACCACCCTG CTCCAGAGTACTGGTGCTCCATCGCTTACTTCGAGATGGACGTTCAGGTGGGCGAGACCTTTAAAGTTCCCTCGTCCTGTCCCATCGTGACCGTGGACGGGTACGTGGACCCCTCCGGAGGAGACCGCTTCTGTCTCGGTCAGCTCAGCAACGTCCACCGAACGGAGGCGATCGAGAGAGCGAG ACTGCACATCGGGAAGGGCGTCCAGCTGGAGTGTAAAGGTGAGGGGGACGTCTGGGTTCGCTGTCTGAGCGATCACGCCGTCTTCGTCCAGAGCTACTACTTGGATCGTGAAGCCGGTCGAGCTCCAGGAGACGCTGTGCACAAGATCTACCCCAGCGCTTACATCAAG GTGTTTGATCTGCGTCAGTGTCACAGACAGATGCAGCAGCAGGCAGCGACCGCACAAGCAGCAGCAGCCGCTCAAGCAGCAGCGGTGGCCGGGAACATCCCCGGCCCTGGATCTGTGGGAGGAATCGCTCCTGCTATCA GTTTGTCTGCGGCCGCTGGAATCGGTGTGGATGACCTCCGCCGGCTCTGCATCCTGCGCATGAGCTTCGTCAAGGGCTGGGGTCCGGATTACCCCCGACAGAGCATCAAAGAGACGCCCTGCTGGATCGAGATCCACCTGCACCGTGCGCTGCAGCTGCTGGACGAGGTCCTGCACACCATGCCCATCGCTGACCCCACGCCGCTGGACTGA
- the LOC113054765 gene encoding mothers against decapentaplegic homolog 4-like isoform X1, whose product MSITNPPTSNDACLSIVHSLMCHRQGGESETFAKRAIESLVKKLKEKKDELDSLITAITTNGAHPSKCVTIQRTLDGRLQVAGRKGFPHVIYARLWRWPDLHKNELKHVKYCQFAFDLKCDSVCVNPYHYERVVSPGIDLSGLTLSGSGPSGLMVKDEYDYEGQQSLSSSEGHMQTIQHPPSRPVAPEAFSTPSMLPPAEGSSSASTSAFSSIAVGPTTQPNSVLSGSHSSDGLLQIASGTGQGSQQNGFPPGQSSTYHHNAGSSWTRNSNFPPTVPPHQNGHLQHHPPMAHPAHFWPVHNEIAFQPPISNHPAPEYWCSIAYFEMDVQVGETFKVPSSCPIVTVDGYVDPSGGDRFCLGQLSNVHRTEAIERARLHIGKGVQLECKGEGDVWVRCLSDHAVFVQSYYLDREAGRAPGDAVHKIYPSAYIKVFDLRQCHRQMQQQAATAQAAAAAQAAAVAGNIPGPGSVGGIAPAISLSAAAGIGVDDLRRLCILRMSFVKGWGPDYPRQSIKETPCWIEIHLHRALQLLDEVLHTMPIADPTPLD is encoded by the exons ATGTCCATCACAAACCCCCCCACCAGTAACGACGCCTGTCTGAGCATCGTGCACAGTCTGATGTGTCACAGACAGGGCGGCGAGAGCGAGACCTTCGCCAAACGGGCCATTGAGAGTCTGGTGAAGAAACTGAAGGAGAAGAAAGACGAGCTGGATTCGCTCATCACCGCCATCACCACCAACGGTGCTCATCCCAGCAAATGTGTGACCATACAGAGAACACTAGACGGCCGTCTGCAG GTGGCTGGTCGTAAAGGATTCCCACATGTCATCTATGCACGGTTGTGGCGATGGCCGGACCTTCATAAGAACGAGTTGAAACACGTCAAGTACTGCCAGTTTGCCTTTGACCTGAAGTGTGACAGCGTGTGTGTGAACCCTTACCATTACGAGAGAGTCGTGTCTCCAGGAATAG ACTTGTCTGGACTCACACTGTCAGGCTCTG GTCCGTCGGGTCTGATGGTGAAGGACGAGTATGATTATGAAGGCCAGCAGTCTCTGTCCAGCTCTGAGGGACACATGCAGACGATTCAACACCCTCCCTCTCGCCCGGTGGCCCCGGAGGCCTTCAGCACGCCCTCCATGCTCccgccagcagagggcagcagctCGGCCTCCACCTCCGCCTTCTCCAGCATCGCAGTGGGACCCACAA CTCAGCCCAATAGTGTTCTCTCAGGAAGCCACAGCAGCGATGGTCTGCTGCAGATTGCCTCTGGGACGGGGCAGGGCTCACAGCAGAATGGTTTCCCCCCCGGCCAGTCCTCCACGTACCACCACA ACGCCGGCTCCAGCTGGACGAGGAACAGTAACTTCCCCCCCACCGTGCCTCCCCATCAGAACGGTCACCTCCAGCATCATCCGCCCATGGCCCATCCAGCACACTTCT GGCCCGTTCACAATGAAATCGCGTTCCAGCCACCGATATCCAACCACCCTG CTCCAGAGTACTGGTGCTCCATCGCTTACTTCGAGATGGACGTTCAGGTGGGCGAGACCTTTAAAGTTCCCTCGTCCTGTCCCATCGTGACCGTGGACGGGTACGTGGACCCCTCCGGAGGAGACCGCTTCTGTCTCGGTCAGCTCAGCAACGTCCACCGAACGGAGGCGATCGAGAGAGCGAG ACTGCACATCGGGAAGGGCGTCCAGCTGGAGTGTAAAGGTGAGGGGGACGTCTGGGTTCGCTGTCTGAGCGATCACGCCGTCTTCGTCCAGAGCTACTACTTGGATCGTGAAGCCGGTCGAGCTCCAGGAGACGCTGTGCACAAGATCTACCCCAGCGCTTACATCAAG GTGTTTGATCTGCGTCAGTGTCACAGACAGATGCAGCAGCAGGCAGCGACCGCACAAGCAGCAGCAGCCGCTCAAGCAGCAGCGGTGGCCGGGAACATCCCCGGCCCTGGATCTGTGGGAGGAATCGCTCCTGCTATCA GTTTGTCTGCGGCCGCTGGAATCGGTGTGGATGACCTCCGCCGGCTCTGCATCCTGCGCATGAGCTTCGTCAAGGGCTGGGGTCCGGATTACCCCCGACAGAGCATCAAAGAGACGCCCTGCTGGATCGAGATCCACCTGCACCGTGCGCTGCAGCTGCTGGACGAGGTCCTGCACACCATGCCCATCGCTGACCCCACGCCGCTGGACTGA